From the genome of Bosea sp. Tri-49, one region includes:
- a CDS encoding ABC transporter permease, which produces MQISDLATALPTRREPPASYWRDALIHPLVLRLVSFAAVLALWEYAGRIPLSPAFPTFLETMGGLSAIIADGTLFKAFLITLHPLVIGLAASVLLGVALGVLMGLHEPSEWLIAPVFVIAQAAPLAALIPVLTFAYGIGLTAKIMTVCIMAMPVIVLNTLGAVRNTPRSLLEMSRSFLATRSQSIRLVILPAASPMIFAGLRLGCAAAFIGVILAELLITPTGIGDVISYNQSVADYPKMYAAILAIIVFSVLFIELLERIELTLFRPESRL; this is translated from the coding sequence TTGCAGATTTCCGACCTTGCCACTGCCCTCCCGACGCGCCGTGAGCCTCCGGCCAGCTATTGGCGCGACGCGCTGATCCACCCGCTGGTCCTGCGGCTGGTTTCCTTCGCGGCGGTGCTGGCACTTTGGGAATATGCTGGGCGGATTCCATTGAGCCCGGCCTTTCCGACCTTCCTCGAAACCATGGGCGGCCTCAGTGCGATCATCGCCGACGGGACCCTGTTCAAGGCCTTTCTGATCACCCTCCATCCCCTCGTGATCGGTCTCGCCGCCTCGGTCCTGCTCGGCGTGGCGCTCGGCGTGCTGATGGGCCTGCACGAGCCTTCGGAATGGCTGATCGCACCCGTCTTCGTGATCGCCCAGGCGGCGCCGCTGGCCGCGCTCATCCCGGTCCTGACCTTCGCCTACGGCATCGGGCTCACCGCCAAGATCATGACCGTCTGCATCATGGCGATGCCGGTCATCGTGCTGAACACGCTGGGCGCGGTGCGCAACACGCCTAGATCGCTTCTGGAAATGAGCCGGTCCTTTCTCGCCACGCGCAGCCAGAGCATCCGCCTCGTCATCCTGCCCGCCGCGAGCCCGATGATTTTCGCCGGTCTGCGGCTCGGCTGCGCAGCCGCCTTCATCGGCGTGATCCTCGCCGAGTTGCTGATCACGCCGACCGGTATCGGCGACGTGATCTCCTACAACCAGTCGGTCGCCGACTATCCGAAGATGTACGCGGCCATTCTCGCCATCATCGTGTTCTCGGTCCTGTTCATCGAGCTGCTGGAGCGGATCGAGCTCACCCTGTTCCGACCGGAGAGCCGCTTATGA
- a CDS encoding ABC transporter substrate-binding protein → MNLLGRRLSAVFAVAATLTIGSVAAQAQSKVRVALGDVLSTETLAMIVALERAKEKGVDYQVTHFSKEDLAIQAVINGQADLGIGTPYAVVQKSKAPLRVLFQGTRLVFFPVADKSYKSWKDMNGQPITFHARATGTEAIGNIIAKREGIQFGERSYVPGSENRIIGMMKGQIKATVVDLANKNLLLEKAGDRFHVLPGVSEPASDETLFGQIEWIKKNEKQVDVIVTEFLRLWQEMAANPGIVEQERTKRKLMADQPKEVLEGITKFYTMATKEGVYAPTGGSAEIAKADFEFYAEAGQMQGPAAELKVEDFWYLAPLERARKALGS, encoded by the coding sequence ATGAATCTCTTGGGAAGAAGGCTGTCCGCCGTGTTTGCCGTCGCCGCCACCCTGACGATCGGGAGCGTGGCCGCGCAGGCGCAAAGCAAGGTCCGGGTGGCGCTCGGAGACGTGCTGTCGACCGAGACGCTCGCGATGATCGTCGCGCTCGAGCGCGCCAAGGAGAAAGGCGTCGACTATCAGGTGACGCATTTCTCGAAGGAGGATCTCGCCATCCAGGCCGTGATCAACGGCCAGGCGGATCTGGGCATCGGCACGCCCTATGCCGTCGTGCAGAAGAGCAAGGCGCCGCTACGCGTGCTCTTCCAGGGCACGCGGCTCGTCTTCTTCCCGGTCGCCGACAAGTCCTACAAATCGTGGAAGGACATGAACGGCCAGCCGATCACCTTCCATGCCCGTGCGACGGGGACGGAGGCCATCGGCAACATCATCGCCAAGCGCGAAGGCATCCAGTTCGGCGAGCGCAGCTACGTGCCCGGTTCCGAGAACCGGATCATCGGCATGATGAAGGGCCAGATCAAAGCCACCGTCGTCGACCTCGCCAACAAGAACCTGCTGCTGGAGAAGGCGGGCGACCGTTTCCATGTCCTCCCCGGCGTCAGCGAGCCGGCCTCCGACGAGACCCTGTTCGGGCAGATCGAGTGGATCAAGAAGAACGAGAAGCAGGTGGACGTCATCGTCACCGAATTCCTGCGGCTCTGGCAGGAGATGGCGGCCAATCCGGGAATCGTCGAGCAGGAGCGCACCAAGCGCAAGCTGATGGCCGACCAGCCGAAGGAGGTGCTGGAGGGCATCACCAAATTCTACACGATGGCGACCAAGGAGGGCGTCTATGCGCCGACCGGCGGCAGTGCCGAAATCGCGAAGGCCGATTTCGAGTTTTACGCCGAGGCCGGACAGATGCAGGGGCCGGCGGCGGAGCTGAAGGTCGAGGACTTCTGGTATCTCGCGCCGCTCGAGCGGGCACGCAAGGCATTGGGCAGCTAG
- a CDS encoding FadR/GntR family transcriptional regulator, with protein MMDQTVDSPPDAAVSGVLTQLYGFLSAARLPDDGRLPPERELAELLGVKRAELRKGLAVLEREGQLWRHVGKGTFVGPRPPQLLDISDLAQRSNPLQVMKARIGLEPELARLAAINATAAEVTTLAELNTACRASTTWREYEAYDARFHHQIAEAAHNPILLALLEALNAVRRAVTWGRPRPSHSSPPADHHSFDDHDRIVDAIAHREPAGAADAMRRHLQNVEDRLIGRSP; from the coding sequence ATGATGGATCAGACAGTCGATTCCCCACCCGATGCCGCCGTCTCGGGCGTCCTGACGCAGCTCTATGGTTTTCTCTCCGCCGCGAGGCTGCCGGATGACGGGCGCCTGCCACCGGAGCGGGAGCTCGCCGAACTCCTCGGCGTCAAGCGCGCCGAACTGCGCAAGGGCCTGGCGGTGCTCGAGCGCGAGGGCCAGCTCTGGCGCCATGTCGGCAAGGGCACCTTCGTCGGGCCGCGGCCACCGCAATTGCTGGACATCTCGGATCTGGCGCAGCGCAGCAATCCGCTCCAGGTGATGAAGGCGCGCATCGGCCTCGAGCCTGAACTTGCCCGCCTCGCCGCGATCAACGCCACCGCGGCCGAGGTCACCACGCTCGCCGAGCTGAATACCGCCTGCCGCGCCTCGACGACCTGGCGCGAATACGAGGCTTACGACGCGCGCTTCCACCATCAGATCGCTGAGGCGGCGCATAACCCGATCTTGCTCGCGCTACTCGAAGCGCTGAACGCCGTGCGCCGCGCCGTCACCTGGGGGCGGCCACGGCCGAGCCACAGCAGCCCGCCCGCCGATCACCATAGCTTCGACGACCATGACCGGATCGTCGACGCCATCGCCCACCGTGAACCCGCGGGGGCCGCCGACGCGATGCGCCGGCATCTTCAGAACGTCGAGGACCGGCTGATCGGGCGCTCGCCATGA
- a CDS encoding helix-turn-helix domain-containing protein, with amino-acid sequence MDRDWRAQFKRVVGDRMRRFRLASRLSRTLVAQALNVSETQYTSYERGVSHASSALLMKLASFLDIPPRELSRGMAALVAVAGFTDVEQERYKEEPAAASRSRVKQATANIKDQGTLSALAYLTEFLAELDGQGT; translated from the coding sequence ATGGATCGCGATTGGCGGGCGCAGTTCAAGCGTGTTGTTGGCGATCGGATGCGGCGTTTTCGGCTTGCGTCGCGACTGAGCCGAACGCTGGTAGCGCAGGCTCTCAATGTGAGTGAGACGCAATATACCAGCTATGAACGTGGTGTCAGCCACGCGAGCTCCGCACTCCTAATGAAGCTGGCGAGCTTCCTAGATATCCCGCCACGAGAGCTTAGCAGAGGTATGGCGGCACTGGTCGCGGTTGCCGGTTTCACCGACGTCGAACAGGAACGCTACAAGGAAGAGCCAGCTGCTGCATCGCGCTCGAGAGTTAAGCAAGCAACAGCGAACATAAAGGATCAAGGTACGCTGAGCGCCTTGGCGTATCTCACGGAGTTCCTCGCAGAACTCGATGGCCAGGGAACATAG
- a CDS encoding DUF72 domain-containing protein gives MATSTAGKIHIGIGGWVFEPWRGVFYPDKLSQKRELEYAASMLTSIEINGTYYGSQKPESFARWRAETPDGFIFALKGSRFCTNRRVLAEAGPSVEKFVTSGLSELKEKLGPINWQFMATKAFDPADFEAFLKLLPKDVDGVSLRHAVEVRHPSFRSPDFVALLREYRVAAIISGDSDFPQIADVTAPFVYARIMGTKEAEPQGYTGKQLDGWTGRAKDWAKGGAPEDLELVAPAAEKTPRDVFLYVISGDKVRNPAAAMALIERVGS, from the coding sequence ATGGCCACCAGCACAGCCGGGAAGATCCATATCGGCATTGGCGGCTGGGTGTTCGAGCCCTGGCGCGGCGTGTTCTATCCGGACAAGCTCTCGCAGAAGCGCGAGCTCGAATATGCCGCAAGCATGCTGACCTCGATCGAGATCAACGGCACCTATTACGGCTCGCAGAAGCCCGAAAGCTTCGCCAGATGGCGGGCCGAGACGCCCGATGGCTTCATCTTCGCGCTGAAGGGCTCGCGCTTCTGCACCAATCGCCGGGTGCTGGCCGAGGCCGGCCCTTCGGTTGAGAAGTTCGTGACCTCCGGCCTCAGCGAGCTCAAGGAGAAGCTCGGTCCGATCAACTGGCAGTTCATGGCGACCAAGGCCTTCGACCCGGCCGATTTCGAGGCCTTCCTGAAGCTGCTGCCGAAGGACGTCGACGGCGTTTCGTTGCGCCACGCCGTGGAAGTGCGCCATCCCAGCTTCCGCTCGCCCGATTTCGTCGCCCTGCTGCGCGAGTATCGCGTCGCGGCGATCATTTCGGGCGATTCCGACTTTCCGCAGATCGCCGACGTGACGGCGCCCTTCGTCTATGCCCGGATCATGGGGACCAAAGAGGCGGAGCCGCAGGGTTATACCGGAAAGCAGCTCGATGGCTGGACCGGCCGCGCGAAAGATTGGGCAAAGGGCGGTGCGCCCGAGGATCTGGAGCTGGTCGCGCCCGCCGCGGAGAAGACGCCGCGCGACGTCTTCCTCTATGTCATCAGCGGCGACAAGGTCCGCAATCCCGCCGCGGCGATGGCGCTGATCGAGCGCGTCGGCAGCTGA
- a CDS encoding YbaK/EbsC family protein: protein MSLESVRAFFAEHAPDIAILETDGSSATVTLAAQAFGVEPARIAKTLSFRLGERIVLLVTRGDARLDNKKTKAAFGAKPRMLDLDEVVAITGHPVGGVCPFGLPSPLPVYCDVSLKVFDEVVPAAGSTQTAVRISPDRMAALTGAQWVDVCQEPAALAAQ from the coding sequence GTGAGCCTTGAATCCGTCCGCGCCTTCTTCGCCGAGCATGCACCCGATATCGCCATCCTCGAAACCGACGGCAGCAGTGCCACGGTGACGCTGGCGGCGCAGGCCTTCGGCGTCGAGCCAGCCCGCATCGCCAAGACCCTGTCCTTCCGCCTCGGTGAGCGCATCGTCTTGCTGGTGACGCGCGGCGATGCCCGCCTCGACAACAAGAAGACCAAGGCCGCCTTTGGCGCCAAGCCGCGCATGCTCGATCTCGACGAGGTCGTCGCCATCACCGGTCATCCGGTCGGCGGCGTCTGCCCGTTCGGCCTGCCGAGCCCGCTGCCGGTCTATTGCGACGTCTCGCTCAAGGTCTTCGACGAGGTCGTGCCCGCGGCCGGCTCGACCCAGACTGCGGTGCGCATCAGCCCGGACCGCATGGCGGCGCTGACGGGCGCGCAGTGGGTCGATGTCTGCCAGGAGCCCGCGGCCTTGGCCGCGCAGTAA
- the purH gene encoding bifunctional phosphoribosylaminoimidazolecarboxamide formyltransferase/IMP cyclohydrolase, with product MPNELRRVERALLSVSDKTGLIDFARALSRMGIALVSTGGTAKAIAEAGLAVTDVSDLTGFPEMMDGRVKTLHPKVHGGLLAIRSHPEHQASMLGHGIAPIDLLVVNLYPFEATVAAGKPYDDCIENIDIGGPAMIRAAAKNHNDVAVVVEPSDYAAVLADLEAHKSATTLTLRRKLAQKAYSRTAAYDAAISNWFANELGDTSPAFRALGGSLAETMRYGENPHQWAAFYRTPEQRPGVATARQVQGKQLSYNNINDTDAAFECVAEFAPERTAACVIVKHANPCGVAEGGSLLEAYERALACDPVSAFGGIVALNRKLDAEAAKKIVEIFTEVIIAPDADEEAIALVAAKKNLRLLLTGGLPDVRKSGLSLRTVSGGFLAQARDNAVVDDMELKVVTKRQPSEAELADLRFAFRVAKHVKSNAIVYAKALATVGVGAGQMSRVDSSRIAAWKAGEAAKAAGAPESLANGAVVASDAFFPFADGLLAAAEAGATAVIQPGGSMRDDEVIKAADEAGLAMVFTGHRHFRH from the coding sequence ATGCCGAACGAACTCCGCCGCGTCGAACGCGCGCTGCTTTCCGTTTCCGACAAAACCGGGCTGATCGACTTCGCCCGCGCCCTCTCGCGCATGGGCATCGCCCTGGTCTCGACCGGTGGCACCGCCAAGGCGATCGCCGAAGCGGGTCTTGCCGTCACCGACGTATCGGATCTGACCGGCTTCCCCGAGATGATGGACGGCCGCGTCAAGACGCTGCATCCGAAGGTCCATGGCGGCCTGCTCGCCATCCGCTCGCATCCCGAGCATCAGGCCTCGATGCTCGGCCATGGCATCGCGCCGATCGACCTGCTCGTCGTCAACCTCTACCCGTTCGAGGCAACGGTCGCCGCCGGCAAGCCCTATGATGATTGCATCGAGAACATCGATATCGGCGGCCCCGCGATGATCCGTGCCGCCGCCAAGAACCACAACGACGTCGCCGTCGTGGTCGAGCCGTCCGACTATGCCGCCGTGCTGGCTGATCTCGAGGCGCACAAAAGCGCGACCACGCTGACGCTGCGCCGCAAGCTCGCCCAGAAGGCCTATTCGCGCACCGCGGCCTATGACGCTGCGATCTCCAACTGGTTCGCGAACGAACTCGGCGATACCTCGCCGGCATTCCGGGCGCTCGGCGGCAGCCTTGCCGAGACGATGCGCTATGGCGAGAACCCGCATCAATGGGCCGCCTTCTACCGCACGCCGGAGCAGCGCCCGGGCGTCGCCACCGCCCGCCAGGTCCAGGGCAAGCAGCTCTCCTACAACAACATCAACGACACCGACGCCGCCTTCGAATGCGTCGCCGAGTTCGCTCCCGAGCGCACCGCCGCCTGCGTCATCGTCAAGCATGCCAACCCCTGCGGCGTCGCCGAGGGCGGCTCGCTGCTCGAAGCCTATGAGCGGGCCCTCGCCTGCGACCCCGTCTCGGCCTTCGGCGGCATCGTCGCGCTGAACCGCAAGCTCGACGCGGAAGCGGCGAAGAAGATCGTCGAGATCTTCACCGAGGTGATCATCGCGCCCGATGCCGACGAGGAGGCGATCGCCCTCGTCGCCGCCAAGAAGAACCTGCGCCTGCTCCTGACCGGCGGCCTGCCGGATGTCCGCAAGTCCGGCCTTTCCCTGCGCACCGTCTCCGGCGGCTTCCTGGCGCAGGCGCGCGACAACGCCGTGGTCGACGACATGGAGCTCAAGGTCGTGACCAAGCGCCAGCCGAGCGAGGCCGAGCTCGCCGATCTGCGCTTCGCTTTCCGCGTCGCCAAGCACGTCAAGTCGAACGCCATCGTCTATGCCAAGGCCCTCGCTACCGTCGGAGTCGGCGCCGGCCAGATGAGCCGCGTCGATTCCTCGCGCATCGCCGCCTGGAAAGCCGGCGAGGCCGCCAAAGCCGCCGGCGCGCCAGAAAGCCTCGCCAATGGCGCGGTCGTCGCCTCCGACGCCTTCTTCCCCTTCGCCGACGGCCTGCTCGCCGCGGCCGAGGCCGGCGCCACCGCGGTGATCCAGCCCGGCGGCTCGATGCGCGACGACGAGGTGATCAAGGCGGCGGACGAAGCCGGCCTCGCCATGGTCTTCACCGGCCATCGCCATTTCCGGCACTGA
- a CDS encoding heparinase II/III family protein, which translates to MSGWSERGGLARAAIGRAARRTRGQIAGAKRALWPFGRLRSSRLLFAPHDLRTADPTTASDIYAGYFALAGRTVNCHGESPFLVTPPSEAWAEALHSFVWLRHLRAADTAIARANARALVDEFIARQHDRDEIARRPAVIARRLMSFLSHSPLLLEGADHAFYERFIRHVAQTAERLQLALAGAVEGAARLQCLIAICFAAICLDGQERRLRRYEIALSDELEQQILPDGGHLSRNPRIIIDLLLDLLPLRETFTARGLEAPRAIIMAIDRMMPHLKLFRHGDGALALFNGMGATPPDLMATLAAYDDVRARPIEHAAYSGYDRLNAGTSIVVVEAGPPPRGANSVEANAGCLSFELSTGSQRIVVNCGASRFGTPELRLAARATAAHSTVTLDDRSSAVFGLVLGERRITAGPADVRVARQDNEDGHEWVASHDGYRRAFGTIHTRRLLLARSGSQLAGEDSFSAPAALASLPATARFHLHPNVKPSLIRDGEGALLALPSGEIWAFEASGMRVGLEESVFFAAADGRHKTVQLVIEFDAVATPQIIWRFARLGTPAQRPSRGETAERERAEAEPDLPL; encoded by the coding sequence TTGAGCGGCTGGTCCGAGCGCGGAGGCCTGGCACGAGCAGCCATCGGCAGGGCGGCGCGGCGGACGCGCGGCCAGATTGCCGGGGCGAAACGTGCTCTGTGGCCATTCGGGCGACTACGCTCCAGCCGCCTGCTTTTTGCCCCGCACGACCTGCGCACAGCCGATCCGACCACGGCGAGCGACATCTATGCCGGCTACTTCGCCCTCGCCGGACGTACCGTGAACTGCCATGGCGAATCGCCCTTCCTGGTCACGCCACCGAGCGAGGCCTGGGCGGAGGCGCTCCATAGCTTCGTCTGGCTGCGCCATTTGCGCGCCGCCGATACGGCCATCGCGCGCGCCAATGCCCGCGCCCTCGTCGACGAGTTCATCGCCCGCCAGCACGACCGCGATGAGATCGCGCGGCGCCCGGCGGTGATCGCCCGGCGGCTGATGTCGTTCCTGTCGCATTCGCCACTGCTGCTCGAAGGCGCCGACCATGCCTTCTATGAGCGCTTCATCCGCCATGTCGCCCAGACGGCCGAACGACTGCAGCTCGCGCTCGCCGGCGCTGTCGAGGGCGCGGCGCGGTTGCAATGCCTGATCGCGATCTGCTTTGCGGCCATCTGCCTCGATGGTCAGGAGCGGCGATTGCGCCGCTACGAGATCGCGCTCTCCGACGAATTGGAGCAGCAGATTCTGCCGGATGGCGGCCATCTCAGCCGCAATCCCCGCATCATCATCGACTTGCTGCTCGACCTCTTGCCGCTCCGCGAGACCTTCACGGCCCGCGGGCTCGAAGCGCCGCGCGCCATCATCATGGCGATCGACCGGATGATGCCACACCTCAAGCTGTTCCGACATGGCGACGGCGCGCTCGCTCTGTTCAACGGCATGGGCGCGACGCCGCCCGATCTGATGGCAACGCTGGCCGCCTATGACGATGTTCGCGCCAGGCCGATCGAGCACGCCGCCTATTCCGGCTATGATCGGCTGAACGCCGGAACTAGCATCGTCGTCGTCGAGGCCGGGCCGCCGCCCCGCGGCGCGAATTCTGTCGAGGCCAATGCCGGCTGCCTCAGCTTCGAACTGTCGACCGGCTCGCAGCGCATCGTCGTGAATTGCGGCGCCAGCCGTTTCGGCACGCCAGAGCTCAGGCTCGCCGCCCGCGCCACCGCCGCTCATTCGACCGTGACGCTGGACGACCGCTCCAGCGCCGTCTTCGGGCTGGTGCTCGGCGAAAGGCGGATCACGGCCGGTCCGGCCGATGTCCGCGTCGCCCGCCAGGACAACGAGGACGGGCACGAATGGGTGGCAAGCCATGACGGCTACCGGCGCGCCTTCGGCACCATCCATACCCGCCGCCTGCTGCTCGCTCGCAGCGGCAGCCAGCTTGCCGGCGAGGATTCGTTCAGCGCGCCGGCAGCCCTGGCGAGCCTGCCGGCGACCGCACGCTTCCATTTGCACCCGAACGTCAAGCCGAGCCTGATCCGCGATGGCGAGGGGGCGTTGCTGGCGCTGCCCTCGGGCGAGATCTGGGCTTTCGAAGCTTCCGGCATGCGGGTCGGGCTTGAGGAGAGCGTCTTCTTTGCCGCCGCCGACGGCCGTCACAAGACCGTGCAGCTCGTCATCGAGTTCGACGCCGTAGCGACACCGCAGATCATCTGGCGTTTCGCCCGCCTCGGTACGCCTGCGCAACGCCCGTCCCGGGGAGAAACAGCAGAGCGAGAGCGGGCAGAAGCGGAGCCCGATCTGCCGCTCTGA
- a CDS encoding RsmB/NOP family class I SAM-dependent RNA methyltransferase, with product MAAPHENRAPADEAPGLAARRLAATLIDEVLRAGTALDETFERMALAAKLEPADAGLARAIATVAFRRLGTIRQVVGARLERGSPRKSGPFEPIMVAAAAQLLFLDVPDHAAVDLAIRQLHEDARSSRYASLGNAVLRRLAREREAILAGLDPLADTPDWLRQSWTDTYGPDVATAIAAAHAEEPPLDLTVKSDPDDWAAKLDGIVLPTGSVRLRGRDAVTGLPGFAEGQWWVQDAAAALPARLLGIKPGDRVADLCAAPGGKTVQLAQMGAQVVAVDRSGPRLRRLKANLERLGLSAEVATADATTFEAEPFDAVLLDAPCSATGTIRRHPDVAWSKRPEDIAKLTALQARLLDQAGRLTRPGGRLVYCTCSLEPEEGEGQVEAFLARTPGFVRAPIEPAEIGGQAEALTALGELRTLPHQLAGETPRLSGWAGFYACRLNRV from the coding sequence ATGGCAGCTCCCCACGAAAACCGCGCGCCGGCTGACGAGGCCCCCGGTCTCGCCGCGCGCCGTCTAGCGGCGACGCTGATCGACGAGGTGCTGCGCGCCGGTACCGCTCTCGACGAGACCTTTGAGCGCATGGCGCTGGCGGCTAAGCTTGAGCCGGCCGATGCCGGGCTGGCGCGTGCGATCGCAACCGTCGCCTTCCGCCGTCTCGGCACGATCCGCCAAGTAGTCGGCGCCCGACTCGAGCGCGGCAGCCCGCGCAAATCTGGCCCCTTCGAGCCGATCATGGTCGCCGCCGCGGCGCAGCTGCTTTTTCTCGACGTGCCCGATCATGCGGCAGTCGACCTCGCGATCCGCCAGCTGCACGAGGACGCCCGCTCCTCGCGCTACGCCTCGCTCGGCAATGCTGTGCTGCGGCGACTGGCGCGTGAGCGCGAGGCGATCCTTGCCGGCCTCGATCCGCTCGCCGACACGCCCGACTGGCTGCGCCAAAGCTGGACGGACACCTACGGGCCCGATGTTGCGACGGCGATCGCCGCCGCCCATGCCGAGGAGCCGCCGCTCGACCTGACCGTGAAATCAGACCCGGACGACTGGGCCGCCAAGCTCGACGGCATCGTCCTGCCGACCGGCTCGGTACGCCTGCGCGGACGCGACGCCGTCACCGGATTGCCGGGCTTCGCCGAGGGGCAGTGGTGGGTGCAGGATGCGGCGGCCGCGCTGCCCGCCCGGCTGCTCGGTATCAAGCCGGGCGATCGCGTCGCCGATCTCTGCGCCGCGCCCGGCGGCAAAACCGTGCAGCTCGCGCAAATGGGCGCGCAGGTCGTCGCAGTCGACCGCTCCGGCCCCCGTCTGCGCCGCCTCAAGGCCAATCTCGAGCGGCTCGGGCTGAGCGCCGAGGTCGCCACTGCCGACGCCACGACTTTCGAGGCAGAGCCCTTCGATGCCGTCCTGCTCGACGCGCCCTGCAGCGCCACCGGCACGATCCGGCGCCACCCGGATGTCGCCTGGTCCAAACGCCCCGAGGATATCGCCAAGCTCACAGCCCTGCAGGCCCGCCTGCTCGACCAGGCGGGGCGACTCACCCGGCCGGGTGGACGCCTCGTCTATTGCACCTGCTCGCTGGAGCCGGAGGAGGGCGAGGGACAGGTCGAGGCCTTCCTGGCGCGGACGCCCGGCTTCGTGCGTGCTCCGATCGAACCTGCAGAGATCGGCGGACAGGCCGAAGCGCTGACAGCGCTGGGCGAACTGCGCACGCTGCCGCACCAGCTCGCCGGAGAGACGCCGCGGCTCTCCGGATGGGCGGGATTTTACGCATGTCGCCTGAACAGGGTATGA
- the htpX gene encoding zinc metalloprotease HtpX → MNYARTGMLMAALTALFGVVGYLLAGAGGMLIALGIAVATNLFSYWNSDRLALSAYNAQEADERSAPDLYRMVRDLAQRADMPMPRVYLIQEDQPNAFATGRNPQNAAVAATTGIMRTLSYDELAGVMAHELAHIKNHDTLTMTVTATMAGAISTLASFGMFFGSRDNRPNAIVQIALMILAPLAATIIQMAVSRSREYEADRIGGEICGNPVALADALAKIAGGVSHIPNETAEAKPATAHMFIINPLSGRGMDSLFSTHPDTGNRIAALMEQARAMGVTSNRGGFAGGASQNPFAGGREPGPWG, encoded by the coding sequence ATGAACTATGCCCGTACCGGCATGCTGATGGCGGCGCTCACCGCGCTGTTCGGCGTGGTCGGCTATCTGCTTGCCGGCGCCGGCGGCATGCTGATCGCGCTCGGCATCGCGGTCGCGACCAACCTGTTCAGCTACTGGAATTCCGACCGGTTGGCGCTGTCGGCCTACAATGCCCAGGAGGCCGATGAGCGCAGCGCGCCCGATCTCTACCGGATGGTGCGCGACCTCGCCCAGCGCGCGGACATGCCGATGCCGCGTGTCTACCTCATCCAGGAGGACCAGCCGAACGCCTTCGCCACCGGCCGCAACCCGCAGAACGCTGCCGTCGCGGCCACCACCGGCATCATGCGCACGCTGTCCTATGACGAGCTCGCCGGCGTGATGGCGCATGAGCTTGCGCACATCAAGAACCACGACACGTTGACCATGACCGTCACCGCGACCATGGCCGGCGCGATCTCGACTCTTGCCTCCTTCGGCATGTTCTTCGGCTCGCGCGACAATCGCCCCAACGCCATCGTCCAGATCGCCCTGATGATCCTCGCTCCGCTCGCCGCGACCATCATCCAGATGGCGGTTTCGCGCTCGCGCGAGTATGAGGCCGATCGCATCGGCGGCGAGATCTGCGGCAACCCGGTGGCGCTCGCCGACGCGCTCGCCAAGATCGCCGGCGGCGTTTCCCATATCCCGAACGAGACGGCGGAGGCGAAGCCTGCTACGGCGCACATGTTCATCATCAACCCGCTCTCTGGCCGCGGCATGGATTCATTGTTCTCGACACATCCCGACACCGGCAACCGCATCGCCGCTTTGATGGAGCAGGCGCGCGCCATGGGCGTAACCTCGAACCGCGGCGGTTTCGCCGGCGGCGCGAGCCAGAATCCTTTTGCCGGTGGGCGCGAGCCCGGGCCGTGGGGCTGA
- a CDS encoding DUF1674 domain-containing protein, with protein MSSQTKTDEGGATAAAKALSPAAQRALAEAEARRAAIDAKAAELRREKEVAGRGGLEPVRYDDWEVKGIASDF; from the coding sequence ATGAGCTCGCAGACGAAGACGGACGAAGGCGGAGCGACCGCTGCCGCAAAGGCGTTGTCGCCGGCGGCTCAGCGCGCGCTCGCCGAAGCCGAGGCGCGCCGTGCGGCGATCGATGCCAAGGCCGCCGAGCTCCGTCGCGAGAAGGAGGTCGCCGGCCGCGGCGGGCTCGAACCGGTGCGCTATGACGATTGGGAAGTGAAGGGGATCGCCAGCGATTTCTGA